The following DNA comes from Miscanthus floridulus cultivar M001 chromosome 5, ASM1932011v1, whole genome shotgun sequence.
GTGagcgcccgcaatactgttgatgtcactacaGAATGTCaggcacatgtgggaggttgagctgctttcttcaagactggaggacgtcggtacctacaaaaatGCTGTCTCGCCAACTGGAGGTATGGCTTTACCAcattcacctggtacggtgaattctggcgcccacaatactattgatgcccagaggcacatggggggtcttaccgtacgggtgttttgaccggcgcctataatactgtagaggtaaatgtcggtgcctacaatactgtttgtggcagggcGGTTGCAAACTACTAttccatagggtatggtccctggtgccgtggtttgacttgcgagccccatcttgccttccttcgtacgccttctggttcttttcgagcgggcatccccggtcggatggccccagttggTTCTGGCGTGCCAGTCAGAGAATAGCGgtgggcagggttttctatgaaccccggtcaaagacacggggtcagagtcggaggcggtcctcgggtcaggctttctaagtggaggccgtgcgaaggcggccagggcctgacgctagcgcttcgatcggagaggccgttcggagttggcctaagcctgagctagtgctccggtcagaAAGGTGGGCCGAAGGTAGCCAGGGCCtcaagcgagtgctctggtctgttgaatttagactctcgggCCGGTCTAGAAGAAAATAAGGCAgtcctcctgggccgagccctggcgtggaagccggtccctgagggaccctaggtttatgaacccgacaaatggGTAGGGAGGAATCACGAGtacacgctcatggaagggtgcGAAGGACACGATGTAGTCATCGGGCGGCGCTGGCACCTCCTCATGACTTGGCACGAGCCACTCCGCCGCGTCGGTCCTCCCATGGAGAAGGCCGTGCTTaacaaggccctccatgcgcacGTGGGTGACGTTGGAGTGATGCCACAACTCCATGGGAAGCAAGGGTGGATGAACAAAAGCTTCACTGATAGCAGAAGAGCAAGGGCGGAAGAACAAGGATTTCACTGGCGGCGCAAGAGCGAGGGGCAAACCATCCTCCTAGATTGATGCATCTGTCGTGCCTCGTCACATCACCTCCTTAGGAATCGTGCACACGCCACCCCTAGTCGCTCCTCGAAGGGCGCGCCGGGGCAGCGTTTCGCCCCCTCGTTGGCCCAAAAACCATCGCAGGTAAGAAGGAATACAGAGCTAAAAACACTCCCACGACTCCTTAaggcccaggagttcaaaggttggcccaccgacagGTTCACAAACTGCTccagggcacctttagagtgaggggtggtaagggatgggcccgctagcggccgaTACCCAGGTGCATGAGCGCCACGGGCATCCTGACTAGGGCTGGACAAAATACTCACGGCTCACCAACTTGCTCGACTCGTGGCCggctcagctcggctcggctcagaTCATTTTAACTTTTTTCACGAGTTGAGCTGGAAGTCTAGCTCGCTATTTTAACGGGCCAGCTTGAGCCAGCTCATGAGCTGCTCATGAGCTGAAATGAGCTGAGGCCTATCAGCCCACGACCATGAATCTAGAAGATGATGTTGCTGACCTAGAAGTGTACACCTATTCTATTggtatgtaatccttatttttagttgtttcatatgaattttaattttataattgttgtggtacttaaatattgattttatggattgttttatagagagaagatgatgatgctgacattgaatctGTGGACTTTCTTAAGTTTGTGGTGGCAATCAACTAGTTAGTATGATGGAACTGCATGATCATGGAAGGACCAgctatgttgcatggttgatacttttgatgcacttgatatgtattaatcatgtatggttgcataatggTGGACGCCACCTTCTGGAATTAATGTAGCATAAACATTATAGCATATGTGTCCTATTTTTTTGTTGTAGCTCATgagctaaacgagccagctcgagctcggTAACGAGCTGAGCTGAGCTGCACCTCTAGCTCGTAATATTAACGAGCCGAACTGAGCTGGCTTGTTAgcctaacgagccagctcgagctggaCCAAGCCGAGCAGAGCTGGCTCGATATCCAGCACTAATCCCGACCCACGTTAGGGTCTTGGCCGGAGCACGGTCCATGGTTTTTCTTCGAAGAGAGGCAATAAACCCTTGGAACCGGtcaaacggacccaagaactatatggattggccgttAGAAATCTGGAGTCAgtcactagctgacccatgctggacccTCGTGAACGAAAAGCCGAGGCCCTActcgaactagcccgttaacagctcactgTTCACCATGATTCGTTCATCGAGaaaaaacatggcatggctcagcacCTCCATTTTAACAAAAAAATGCATgagggaggacgaccacaagacgagctgacccctcgaccagACCCTTGCTACGTGCGGGGGCTcgggggaagttggactcgcaaggagaccgaatacgcAGTGGCATGACAATGGCAgatcgatcggatcctagggagggaccGAATACGGAAAGGAATCACGACCCTACCAAAACATTCCGTGGCCCGCAAAGGGAGATCAAGACCCTCAGAATCCTTCCATCTGAAAAAGCCTtcaaaggagtatcctactcctttgCAGGCTCGGGGCTACTATTGGGTACCAGTATTAGGGATACATGGAAGAAGGAAGTTGATGGCCGCGAACGCTAACTTGCCCGAATGGTCAAGAGCATATTTTGGTCTCGCTCGACCGCGAAGGTACAGGCTCCATCTTGCCAGACCACTCGGGCATGGGCTCCGTCACATCTGACCTCGAGGacgtgggctccatctcacccgacacTGAGGGTGTGGGCTTCGTCATGCCTGACCCTGAGggtacgggctccatctcgcccgacccctcaggcgtGGACTTTACCTCGCCAGACCCCTCAAAGGgggattccgcctcgcctgactaGGGTCCGTACCGCCCCCAACCACTACGAGTCTAAGAGTACGAACTTAGGATCAAACTTCTGATACCAGAAAGGGAGTAGGCGTGTCTTGACGTGATCCAtggccacgacgggccatacctgaggactcaCATCGCCAACAGTGTCGAGCGTGTCGgcgctatgctacctaatccccGTATGACTTCCGATGGGGGTATCTGCTAACCATGCTGCCCGTCGGGACAGAATGGAGCGCCACAACCGGCTAACAACGCCCCCGTATAGCGCCAGTGATGAATAGGTTTGCTACGTGAAGCCATCCCGTCATCATCTATAGGACCGGCGGGACCTACGTAAAGAAGATGAAGAGCGCCGTGACCCCGAAGGCCTTCTTCCTCCATGTTTCTCTCTCTCGTGTAACATGTGcctttcccttcatctataaaacggAAAGCATGACGCTCCATGAAGGGCACGCTGAACAACTCAACGAGCTCAAGGAGACTCAACTCCATTCGaccttttcaccagagacttgggacctactCTCTCTCATCCgattgtaacccctactataaactagtgctgataacacgagcagcagcagactggacgtatggacattccgcccgaaccaatataaatcattatgtcctccgagcacaccatccaggccagacgtgcaaattataaatttactagtcggtgatttgaaacaccgacactatcTATCATCTTAAATTATAAATAGCTTCCAAAGAAGAACCTAAACTGATACATTTTATGATAATTTAATAACTTAGATTAAACCAAAGAATTAATGgtaaatataattaataaatagTAAGATCTAGAAAAGTATGAGATTACAAAAGAAGAAATATACATCTGAATTTTCTAATGTTCTAGCAGTTTATGCTAAACCAAATCAATGATCTAAAGGCTCGGGTGAAACCACGTAGTTGATACCTACAGTTAATAAATAATAAATTCGAATTAGGAGTAACAACTTAATGAAAAATAACACCTAGATAAAAGAGTACATGTAAAACAAATAAGTAAATGCAAATTGAATACAAACTATGAAAGTTTGATCTCTCCAAATGAATAGTAAAAAATGAAATAAACACTCCATATAAATTATAATTAGTAAATAgctaagttcaaattttaaattataGAAACATGGTAATTTGATTCCATTAGAATATGTAAATAAAAATTTAGTGTATTACAAGTTAAAGAGAATAACATATGCTCTCATGAGATAAAAACTACGACATTTATCATATAGATCTAGATGGCAATGTTGTAGATGTGTCCAAAGATGTTATTACAAATGATAAATAAAGAGATAGTGCCGGTAAACTCTTTCTCTTTCTTATTAAGAGGATGGGCTGTAGCCCGATTGGTAGCATCCCAGTGGTGAGAAGTCTCGGGTTGGGAGTTCGATTCCCCACCTCTCTCATGGTAAATATTCCTCTCGCTTGTCCCACGCTAAAGCAGAGGTCTAGGTCCGGACCAGTCTTACGCGAGCTGTGGTGCCGCTGTGTATAGGTGAGACAATGAGTTCGGGTGCTTTTCGGATTTTCGTGAGAAGATCATCTTCTATCTTAGGTTACTTTGGAAACTGAAATCCTATTGAGAAAAAGAGTGAAAAATCTATGGGATATCATTTGAATAACTTATTTAGTTTTTCATAGAGTGTTTTATATCCTTGGTGTGCCTTCCTCGCTTCCAAATTAGCCCTTAAGCAGAATGCCTGGGAATTGTTTACCCCGTGGATCTGAGTTTATTTTCATTCATATTAAGGGCTTGTTCGTTTAGCCCTCATTTCACCGGGATTCATTGTAGGTGATCAATATAGTATAAACTAAAAAGAACagagtgtggatattttttggcgtgacatttgttttggttcgtccgtctgcccacgcctgcgatcccacgacatctcccgcatgctgcttgattgaatattgcctgccatgtgatagaggaatcatggtaaaataggaagtagaaaattattgtgataTCCATATAcatattgcatgtttgcatgcaccagcatacatggcaacgagcaaaaggaaagagaattaacacagaaggaaagagaattaagacaaaaggaacatctttgtatttctgagaaccttgccaaatctgcctacatttaattacttcccctcttttcatttgcaaaagggacagctttttcctcctttcatttggtttcatgctcacgtgttccattgccctcgcttgctgttttttactgaaattgcccttgggtctgttcattttgaatcCTTTCCCCATATCCCTGTTCCCTAATCCATGGTCCATCGCGACAGTAGACACCAGACACCATTTCTTGCGTGAACAATAGTTGATGTCATATGTCTTTCATGACTCAGCCTCCCAATCctaagagaaggtccctacctctccctgactcGAGATCTGGTCTGctagaggatctcctcgagtccatcgggcagcatctcgcgtcaggccacgacgcAGCGTCCTttcgatccgcttgctccccatggtgCACCGTCGTCCCGTTCGCGACCTTCGGGCTGCTCCTGCTGCTCCCATTCGACCCCAACTCAGACCATGTCGGCTTCTACTGTGTCtcggagaagaaggtcttgtccaagatgCTGTCCGACGTGTgcggcaaggtggcgtgcggctccttgtgtgggtggctggcgctcatggacgaggcggcgtccgtgacgctgctgaatccattcgccggTGCCTGTGCTCCCCGCGTTGACCTCCCACCAGCAGGCGAACACGTCGCGGCGGCATCCTCATCGgaacgcgtgtctagggtccatagccggtgggtcctccatcccaccaacggctacggggacgcggatgccgcaggcagagccatcaagATAGAAGACATGCGGGACATGTTCTTCCATGAGATCGTGCTCTCGACGCCGCCTGACATCGTCGGCCgtgagtgcgtggccatggccatgcttgggtgctccacggaggccACGTTCTtccgggttggagtcgacagcgcatggacgctgctcgacaccaaactggagttctccgtggggtccatcgtccactgccaagacaagttcttggcgatcgactgcactggagaaatctccgtctgcagcagcaacgccgccgACACTACTCCAACCGCGACGTTGCTGCTATCGTTgtcgccacctgcggggctctACCACCGtagctacctggaatcaaacggtgagctgcatattgtgggtgccatggtaagcacgttccacgagacacagagcttcacctacagtAGCGCggtctacaagtgcaacctcaacgaccgtacgccggagtggtccagggtgagggacatcggtgatcagacattgttcgtgtctaaacatttcaatgaaagcttcagtggaacaagtgtatctaaatacaaggagaacaaaatctataTGTCCGAGTCATTGTATGAAGAttcatacgacttggtccatcgattggagatcgttgatattggtaccggcgcatccgaagtgaagcccgtccagAAAAAGATGCATGGTTCTGATGCTTTAGGTTGGATTCGACTCAATCTCTGGAAGGgtcattgcaagacatcaatcatctcatagcttcggacaatatcgcaaagctactaaaaattataaccgtgccctcacctcaaacattgtccagataaatggattacaatgaaagaaattgatatcggagatttcttcgtacaaatataaaacattatcttagccgcataaCAGAAAGGtttataaagtagagtttgtgagcctgcgacgtcgcgcaTTCCgcgactgtgttaaattcataaactttgtttttttagattaaatgtcactttaacgttgctatttaatttttacagtattgttatcttatcgtacgatccgtgtgtttttagtataaattgttagttattttATAGCAACACACGAATATACTACCTAGTATAGTATAAATTAGCATAACATTCGTGGTTTGGAATCATTTCAGGCTCCATTCCGTATGAACCGAAGAGGCCATAGTTGATTATTAATTGGAATAGCACAGCTCATTATTAATTGGAATAGCACAATCGGTCAGCCACATAGGGACCCAGTGCTTGCGTTGCTTGTCTATTTCCACTCCGGATCCGAACTTCCGAAGTCCGGACGCCGTCCCCGTGTTCCACCCACCGGCCTCCACGCAGCCACAGGCATGTGGGCCCTCAACCTGAAGGCCGGTGGGCCTTGCCTCACGCCGAGGCATCCCCAGCCGGCGGCGCGGTCCCCGCTGGCCGCCGGTATCAGCTCGCTGGCTGTGGGGCCGACGAGGTGGAGGTGGCAGCCGGCGCGGTGGCCGAGGTTGGCGGTGAGCGCGTCGGGGAGGAAGGGCAACAACGGCCGAGAGGACGGCGACGAGCCCAGGAAGAAGGCCTCCTCTTCTGGTAGGTCCTCTTGGCCGAGCTCCTGATGCTTTGTCGATCTGTGCGATTGGAGCAGGATCTAGGTGATTCGCATGTGGGAAGCGGTCAACGTTTGTAGATTGGGTGCGGATTGAAATTATTGGCGctcgatgatgaaattgtttGTGGCCTTTGCATCGAGGTCCTGTTGGTTACTGTACAATTTGTGATGCAAAGGTTTACATGTCTCACTGGATTTCTAGTTGTTATGGTGATATGGAATTTGGGTATGTTTTGAGCTcgatggcatttggagtttgagacACTTTTGGTGCACTTAATAATTgaaaactactccctccatcccaaattgtaagtcattccaagaatcttggagagtcaaagtttttcaagtttgaccaaatttatataacaaaataataatatttatcataccaagtaagtattattagattctttattagttatatttttatattatacctatttgatgtcatcaatctttgtgtttctctctataattttagtcaaacttgaaaaaatttgactctccaagattcttggaatgacttacaatttgggatggagggagtactttacTGCAGTAGCCGTACTGATCTCGAATTCTGTATATAGAAATCGTGGGGTTCCCATTGCTGCATTTGAATTTTCCAGCCGCAGTGTTTCATTCATGTGTCAATTGCTTAATCAGAATTTTAAGGATTGATATCTCTACATAACTACATTTCAGTAGAAAGTACATCACCAAGTGCTACTTCTATGtaatgcataattattaacttttgGCTATGCACTGTTGGCATTTTCCATGTTTTGTCTACATCAGATATATACATTATTAAGATACTATATAGTTCTTTGTTGATGTGTCTTAAAATGTTGGGTACAAAGGCTGTATTTGAATTTCCCTGTAGTATGTTGCGCTGGTGAATTCTGACACCTCATTTCTGCATGCAGGAAAAGGTGATGCATCTACTCCCAGTGGAGATGCTGCAAATGGAACAAGCCAAAATCAGGACGAACCAAAATCAAGTGACACAATGTATATACCTAGCAACTTGTCATATTGGCGAGATGTGAGAGCAAGCTTCGTGATTCCAACGTTGGTAAGACCAAACTTTCTGGTCTTTGCTATTTCATCTGTACTAGAAAGTTTGACAAAAGATTTTGACAGGCACCTTCAGTATAGCTTATTTAGCGATTATGTAGGAATGGCGTTAGAATCTAAAATGAAATTTCATAAAAGCTCGCGCTACCATTTTTCCTCAGTTACTTTCATTTGTTAGTGTCATAAAGGAAAGAAGACAATGGGTCAATTTCTGAAGATTGACTTGCACTTTATAATCCCCTAACATTGTACCTACATGTTACAACCTCTGAAACGAACTCATGAGACTTTGAAAACTTAAGACTCTCCATGGTACAAAATGTATTTTATTCCACAGTCAGTTTTTCAACTTAATGAATATAATTTTTCTCTGCTGTTCTGGTGTTTCCCTCCTTTTTGGAGAAAGTTGAAATTTGAGACTTGGCCATCCTCAACTCCTCAGTTAATTGAAACATTTTTTCTCACTATCATCTATGTGCTGATCCTGTACTTTTATTTAGGACTTCTTTATGGTTCTCGCTGCAAGTATTCACTATTCCACATTACGTTAAACCTCTTATCTAACGTTGTATATAGatagatgacgacgacgacgacgacaacaacaacaaagcctctaagtcccaaacaagttggggtaggctagagttgaaacccaggcacccagcagaagcaatcaaggttcaggcacgtgaatagctgttttccaagcactcctatctaaggctaagtctttgggtatattccatcctttcaagtctccttttattgcttctacccaagtcaacttcggtctttctctgcctctctttacgttactatcctggcttaggatttcactacgcaccggtgcctctggaggtctccgttggatatgtccaaaccatctcaaccggtgttggacaacattttcttcaattggtgctacgcctaatctatcacgtatatcatcgtttcgaactcgatcccttcttgtatgaccgcaaatctaacgcaacatacgcatttccgcgacacctatctgttgaacatgtcctcttttcgtaggccaacattctgcaccatacaacatagcaggtctaatcgtcgtcctataaaacttgccttttagcttctgtggtacccttttgtcacataggacatcagatgatttgcgccacttcatccaccctgctttgattctatggctaacatcttcatcaatatccccgtctctctgtaacattgatcataaatatcgaaagatatccttcctaggcaATACTTGACCTTCgaaactaatatctttctcctcccgagtagtagtgtcgAAGTCACATCTTATATAGATAGACAAAAATGTGAATTTCTTCACCTCAAACAACATCATACTGCTAGACTGTCTCCATCATGTAGTGTAACAAGATCTTCAATGCCCTGTTTCTAATACATCCCAATGTCTTATGCACATTTTTGTTGTCCCAATTACATTTGACCAATTTACAGATCAGATCCCTTTTTATTCTCCTTTAGCAAAGAGTAGCCTGTCTATGcgattttcttttaattttaacactttttgaaaactaattttaaatctaacactgtcgggtttttttaactaacacttttggtcgcgcctattgccctggtgcggccaaatgcctgtgtcgcgccatgcatggtggcacggcagcgggctgacgtggcgacgaccggattcGCTGACTGCTGACGTGGCGGGgcatgccgcgccaccgatcttggcgcggcagtgccgcgccctaatccgtggcgcggcagagccgaatataacccccgcggccagtcccgctTGCCCGAGCAGCAAACCccgcgcctggccgccgcgcccgcgtccGCCTGCGCCTGCCCGCCACCGAGCACGCCGGCCACCGTGCCATGAACGCCGACACggcacggccgccggccgcccggtGCAGCCGCCGCGACCgcctccggccacgcacggcggctgcccgccgaggcctgcgcctcccggcccggtctaccgcgccaccgccgcgaggacgagcgccgctgccgcgaggtactcccctaatgTAGTTAGTATAgataataaagttagtaaaattagtaaagtatagttagaaTAATTACtaaagttagtttagttagtatagatagtaaagttaggtagtttagttagtacagttattgagtctagttatatattggatttagtctaattagttattgtagttagccttgtatagatgttaatattagattatttAGTATAGTTATAAttagaataggtattaatattactatggacattacgtatgaCGATTTCGCCACTTGATGAAGTTttttgaaatgcttttgcagatggattgttgtgttaaagttttatacggaggaagtgttaggaaagaagatggtatgtttgaggatatgtaagaagaattggaatggtttgatgaatctcctagcttcaacgacatttgtgtccgtttgaatgcaaagtttgacggtgatttcacactgaaggagaTGTTTGATACTAGAAAGACTAGGGCATACTATATCCTCATGCTCTTgcgtgaccctgctcactggtcccgctacactaggatTCTCCAAGGTTCTAATGTCTCCATGGCTGAGgtagtggtggagaatgggtataggatgcagggtgttcagggaggcccgtccattgatggttttggagaCAATGAACAAGAaataggggtcgaaggggaagcaactcaggataacatggatttggacggtcagttgacgcaggagcagtttcattcatctgtagtaggttgtataagcaatgacttcgatgtgaatgagttcgaacggaaagaggaggagcaggaggaggaggacaggatcggtgatgtagttagcagtgattcagacgattcagatgatgaccaaggagatACAGATGTTGTGCCAACATCGGCAGATGTCATGCTAGTACCGGtttatactatgccattaccagtatcaactgaggttttgcatggtgtctagactcagggtagactagtcacagatttggttgcaaatgataccccctatgattcatggggcagaattagcgaagtgcagcagtatgttccaccatcaccttacacagcgactgagcttgagcaactaaggtccaagaacgtacctttcaggggcgttccaaactatagggatatcagcatgacggatatgacactttgtgacaccggtctccagatgtgtaggaattcattgtatgatcatgagaaagaaacccttaggaagaggatgatattcaacacaatgtcagagataaaactcttcctttaggactatgttgtgtaccaccataggccgtacaccatcactcattcggaccaggagttgaggtaccacgtgatatgcaaaaacggttgtatgtgggggttaaatgcacgaaagagacagagtgatggcaagtggaggataactaaagttgtcgaaccacacacttgcctagacaataggggaaagaaaaatcatcagtagctcactgcacgttaccttgtccgtagtatattggggctcgttgatgacaataatgacatttcggtgtcttctttacaacagtccatatctggattcgttaagtacgatgtgacatacggaaaggcttggcgtgctaagcaaattgctctgacgattcgatggggtagttgggaggaagcgtacaacagggtgccccgcatcttatgtgcaatgcattactacaaccctggcttgaaatggtttgtggacatcgGAGGTATGTGttttcgggacccattgaggtatgtactctatcgtgtgttctggtcgttcacgCAAATAGATCACGCTGCACCAGTTGTATcctcttcttgaggtggagtacgacgacccccttcttccaccagacgacgaggtttccaagtggcgttcgagggatccttacatttcTGGGACTTAGTTCGTTACattgaacttatgtcgaacgaatattgtcctcgaaaacttgcagactcataaaccaatgaaaatgttatgttgcaacttgtcgtccatttatttgcttcatagaACATGGTCTATTGCGCGTCACTGACGCGCCGTGGACTATGGCGCGGCAGAACCTATATTCGAGATAATTTCACTCAATTacgttcgttttagaaattctcaacgcatgatacaaacagatgtgatcacttaagatcgaccatgggtaatccgagtacatgatatatgggtacaatacattagtagctcaaatggaatataagacaacacaatggaaTTTCTACTATATAGCTACATTGATTATTAATAAAGCATGAAACTAACAGACGACGCAATCAAAAactctcagtcagaaacatactaagTAAGCAACTCGTCATCCGAGTACCAAttctcaaccacaaccctgtagCTATGGCT
Coding sequences within:
- the LOC136455490 gene encoding putative F-box protein At5g55150, which translates into the protein MTQPPNPKRRSLPLPDSRSGLLEDLLESIGQHLASGHDAASFRSACSPWCTVVPFATFGLLLLLPFDPNSDHVGFYCVSEKKVLSKMLSDVCGKVACGSLCGWLALMDEAASVTLLNPFAGACAPRVDLPPAGEHVAAASSSERVSRVHSRWVLHPTNGYGDADAAGRAIKIEDMRDMFFHEIVLSTPPDIVGRECVAMAMLGCSTEATFFRVGVDSAWTLLDTKLEFSVGSIVHCQDKFLAIDCTGEISVCSSNAADTTPTATLLLSLSPPAGLYHRSYLESNGELHIVGAMVSTFHETQSFTYSSAVYKCNLNDRTPEWSRVRDIGDQTLFVSKHFNESFSGTSVSKYKENKIYMSESLYEDSYDLVHRLEIVDIGTGASEVKPVQKKMHGSDALGWIRLNLWKGHCKTSIIS